A single Opisthocomus hoazin isolate bOpiHoa1 chromosome 1, bOpiHoa1.hap1, whole genome shotgun sequence DNA region contains:
- the ZAR1L gene encoding protein ZAR1-like, protein MEGFVYPPFGAYQGFRGGLTPSRGPAAKQPSWKQSKSGGISPLLGGPLAPVPPDYLEGCQRAQLRALLSQVTPGLAPRLRRAGTREVGVQVNLRADTAVQCSLGPRTLPAGRPPGPAALRARGRLALYSPAPDRRPCALPEPAAPREKAEAAEPAPEAPGAEEGGEQRQGPAEAAPPREEAAAPRRRPAFQFLEQKYGYFHCKDCKTRWESAYVWCISGSNKVYFKQLCRKCQKGFNPYRVEAIQCQTCSKTRCSCPQKKRHIDLKRPHRQELCGRCRGKRLSCDNTYSFKYIV, encoded by the exons ATGGAGGGCTTCGTCTACCCTCCCTTCGGCGCCTACCAGGGCTTCCGCGGCGGCCTCACGCCgagccggggcccggcggcgaaGCAGCCCAGCTGGAAGCAGAGCAAGAGCGGCGGCATCAGCCCCCTCCTCGGCGGGCCGCTGGCCCCCGTGCCCCCCGACTACCTGGAGGGCTGCCAGCGGGCGCAGCTGCGGGCCCTCCTCTCGCAGGTGACGCCGGGGCTGGCGCCGCGGCTGCGGCGGGCCGGCACCCGGGAGGTGGGGGTGCAGGTCAACCTGCGGGCCGACACCGCCGTGCAGTGCTCGCTGGGGCCGCGCACGctgcccgccggccgcccgccgggccccgccgccctccgcgcCCGGGGCCGCCTCGCCCTCTACTCGCCGGCGCCCGACCGCCGGCCCTGCGCGCTGCCcgagcccgccgcgccccgggagAAGGCTGAGGCGGCCGAGCCGGCCCCCGAGGCGCCGGGGGCGGAGGAGGGCGGAGAGCAGCGGCAGGGCCCGGCCGAGGCCGCTCCGCCCAGGGAGGAGGCCGCGGCCCCCAGACGGCGGCCGGCCTTCCAG TTCTTGGAGCAGAAGTATGGCTACTTCCACTGTAAAGACTGCAAGACCAGATGGGAGAGCGCTTACGTGTGGTGCATTTCTGGAAGCAACAAG GTGTACTTCAAGCAGCTCTGTCGCAAATGCCAGAAGGGCTTCAATCCCTATCGAGTGGAAGCAATCCAGTGCCAG ACCTGTTCAAAGACTCGTTGTTCCTGCCCTCAGAAGAAAAGGCACATTGACCTCAAGAGACCGCATCGCCAAGAACTTTGTGGCCGCTGCAGAGGCAAGAGGCTGTCCTGCGATAACACTTACAGCTTCAAATACATTGTCTGA